One genomic segment of Ricinus communis isolate WT05 ecotype wild-type chromosome 5, ASM1957865v1, whole genome shotgun sequence includes these proteins:
- the LOC8289070 gene encoding zinc finger CCCH domain-containing protein 12 → MDYSRDNVVHVIPGTGPENWLPNSADSGVVWATEDDYQMWNNSDGPNDNTPSNSSFQSRSGSEPPNKKSKNNSQELSSKKSIGKMFFKTKLCCKFRAGTCPYITNCNFAHSIEELRRPPPNWQEIVAAHEEERGNVMEVREEFQIPSIGGFSGESQRSYKGRHCKKFYTEEGCPYGDNCTFLHDEQSKNRESVAISLGPGGYGGGGGGGAGSGNGSGGGSAGNVKPSNWKTRICNKWELTGYCPFGNKCHFAHGAAELHRYGGGLMESEGKDPSSVPADTKQGGVLSKTPADIVVASVASVPHSDVYHLGVPSQRPSILMQRPGQRSHQKWKGPDKISRIYGDWIDDIE, encoded by the exons ATGGATTACAGTAGAGATAATGTTGTCCATGTCATTCCTGGAACTGGTCCTGAGAATTGGCTTCCAAATTCTGCTGATTCCGGTGTTGTTTGGGCCACAGAAGATGATTATCAAATGTGGAACAACTCTGATGGGCCCAATGACAACACCCCTTCTAATTCAAGCTTCCAATCACGTTCTGGAAGTGAACcaccaaataagaaatcaaaaaacAACTCACAAGAGTTATCTTCCAAAAAATCCATAGGTAAAATGTTTTTCAAGACCAAACTGTGTTGCAAGTTCCGGGCTGGCACTTGTCCTTACATCACAAACTGTAATTTTGCACACAGCATAGAAGAACTTCGGCGCCCACCTCCAAACTGGCAAGAAATTGTGGCTGCTCATGAGGAAGAGAGAGGGAATGTAATGGAGGTAAGAGAGGAATTTCAAATTCCATCAATAGGGGGATTTTCAGGGGAGAGTCAGAGGTCTTATAAAGGGCGGCATTGCAAGAAATTTTATACAGAGGAGGGGTGTCCCTATGGAGATAACTGTACATTTTTGCATGATGAGCAGTCTAAGAATAGGGAGAGTGTGGCAATAAGTTTGGGGCCGGGAGGGTATGGAGGTGGCGGAGGAGGTGGAGCAGGAAGTGGAAATGGAAGTGGAGGTGGGAGTGCAGGGAATGTGAAGCCATCGAATTGGAAAACAAGGATTTGTAACAAATGGGAACTCACTGGATACTGCCCATTTGGGAATAAGTGCCATTTTGCCCATGGAGCTGCAG AGTTACATCGATATGGTGGAGGGCTTATGGAGTCAGAAGGTAAAGATCCTTCTTCTGTCCCTGCTGATACAAAGCAGGGAGGAGTGCTTTCAAAAACCCCAGCAGATATTGTGGTTGCATCGGTGGCTTCAGTTCCCCATTCAGATGTCTATCACCTTGGAGTTCCATCACAAAGGCCATCCATTCTCATGCAGAGGCCTGGGCAAAGAAGTCATCAAAAATGGAAAGGCCCAGACAAAATCAGTAGGATATATGGTGATTGGATTGACGACATTGAATAG
- the LOC8289069 gene encoding heat shock factor protein HSF8, whose amino-acid sequence MDSAITDGGGDASTSSGGGGGQQLPAVSPVPISTASNAPPPFLSKTYDMVDDPATDAVVSWSPTNNSFVVWNPPEFARDLLPKYFKHNNFSSFVRQLNTYGFRKVDPDRWEFANEGFLRGQKHLLKSISRRKPAHGHGHQQAQQPHGQSSSVGACVEVGKFGLEEEVERLKRDKNVLMQELVRLRQQQQTTDSQLQTMVQRLQGMEQRQQQMMSFLAKAMQSPGFFAQFVQQQNESNRRITEANKKRRLKQDGIPENESSTSPDGQIVKYQPLVNEAAKAILRQIMKSNAEATSYNNGLEGFLIGSDSPTSSRMESGGSSNRISGVTLQEVPPTSGQSTYLPAASGQTAHGPTTSISEMKSSLCIDGSKKLTASQFPDISALVGSEEAPSISIPQSDVVMPPLSQIPDMAPESIVDEDYMQPESGDDEFMDLTSLGIGNPDTDIDILLENSSFWDELVQSPVPEDIESSSVDVQTKENDVRPMDNGWNNTQRMDQLTEQMGLLTSETKKL is encoded by the exons atggaTAGTGCAATCACTGATGGAGGTGGAGATGCTTCAACTAGCAGTGGAGGTGGAGGAGGACAACAATTACCTGCTGTTTCGCCGGTTCCGATATCAACAGCGTCGAATGCACCGCCCCCGTTCTTAAGCAAAACGTACGACATGGTTGATGACCCAGCAACGGATGCTGTAGTGTCTTGGAGTCCGACAAACAATAGCTTTGTTGTGTGGAACCCGCCGGAATTCGCTCGTGACCTCTTACCCAAGTATTTCAAGCACAACAACTTCTCCAGCTTCGTCAGGCAGCTCAACACCTAT GGTTTCCGGAAGGTTGATCCAGACCGCTGGGAATTTGCCAATGAAGGATTCTTGAGGGGTCAAAAACACCTTCTTAAGAGTATAAGCCGGCGGAAACCTGCCCATGGACATGGTCATCAACAGGCACAACAACCACACGGACAGAGTTCATCTGTGGGTGCGTGTGTTGAGGTTGGGAAATTTGGGCTGGAGGAAGAAGTTGAGAGGCTAAAGAGGGACAAGAATGTGCTTATGCAAGAACTTGTTAGGCTGAGGCAGCAACAGCAGACTACTGATAGTCAATTGCAAACCATGGTGCAGCGGCTTCAAGGCATGGAGCAGCGGCAGCAACAGATGATGTCATTCCTAGCTAAAGCTATGCAGAGCCCTGGTTTCTTCGCTCAGTTTGTACAGCAACAAAATGAAAGCAATAGGCGCATAACAGAAGCTAATAAAAAACGAAGGCTCAAGCAAGATGGTATTCCTGAGAATGAGAGTTCTACTTCGCCTGATGGTCAGATTGTGAAGTATCAACCTCTCGTGAATGAGGCAGCAAAAGCGATACTGAGGCAAATCATGAAAAGCAATGCTGAGGCAACCTCTTATAACAATGGTCTCGAAGGTTTCCTGATTGGCAGCGATTCACCAACATCCAGCAGAATGGAGAGTGGGGGCTCTTCAAATCGTATATCAGGAGTAACTCTTCAAGAAGTGCCACCAACTTCTGGCCAGTCGACTTATTTACCGGCAGCTTCAGGGCAAACAGCGCATGGCCCAACAACTTCCATCTCAGAAATGAAATCCTCCCTGTGCATAGATGGTTCTAAGAAGTTAACAGCTTCTCAATTTCCAGATATAAGTGCACTGGTTGGGTCAGAAGAGGCACCGTCCATTTCTATTCCTCAGTCAGATGTAGTCATGCCTCCACTCTCTCAAATACCAGATATGGCACCAGAAAGTATAGTTGATGAAGATTATATGCAACCTGAGAGTGGCGATGATGAATTTATGGATCTGACTTCACTAGGAATTGGCAATCCCGATACCGATATTGATATATTGCTGGAAAATTCAAGCTTCTGGGATGAACTTGTGCAAAGTCCAGTGCCAGAGGATATTGAGTCGAGCTCCGTGGATGTTCAAACAAAGGAAAATGACGTGAGGCCAATGGACAATGGGTGGAATAATACGCAGCGCATGGATCAGCTTACGGAACAAATGGGGCTACTAACATCAGAAACTAAAAAGCTTTGA
- the LOC8289068 gene encoding zinc finger CCCH domain-containing protein 38, with product MRKSDLAYGKMSGSGRRRSSKWDLKEESRILFDSTHEKGWSGKAGLSFHDKESQRGWLSPETAGGNRPKWSVLEPLSGRRGSRRDDSIDEDHNRSLKAMPAWEGEENYGTRMSPGLDEWRHQSRRNSPRNEWKRSRRSRSRSQSRSRSRSPDRGFGREPGLYDRSRSRSAVSSQICKDFAAGRCRRGNHCQFLHQGTQTYEDDWERHRKTATSQYPIPHDSREYPTGSGRSTDSCSDFLKGNCRRGASCRFAHHGATHAAGKGSSNEVTRERNSDRRHRDASPERHGDREIRRPADVPCKFFAAGNCRNGKYCRFSHQGQALLSPERSRDGRFSHDQNADDIEKVWNGPKWSSTSTTDAVKLNEDKNGTVGELDHRATARSVDDRWGHCLEEDKTLRESLIDHKMPESDKKETLLWKTENAGDKILGSEQRAGENWLGDMDMSPEWNYKVQPSNHIDKQECVSLTSCDPIITQEASGQVHNATAVMPSIINEASTKPPEYSSRDVSTSALPHDDKNLTGKAASSHGGIFSNMVSAPSFNQNSLNSSAVPLPGINMGGQGQVTILTSGGRGFINPQSQTLFQEGNTLNRPDVGEANVSQVNPGVPITQNMVSSEQLTQLTSISASLAQLLANGQQLPQLYAAHTSHAHNSTETPSFANSEGPVKANSAVTIQLNETVGKQKQCDPLSDGIEPEKHDLNVNDPSGLSPDVIGQKNFINGKLEMSSKSVPPSSLAGAPKTGDYNKFCSLEEPNNKGYHLNQLEPGAVSKETKENNRVVTEESGKVEDKAVQENDLLENVDGDGKIDEGKKGKDVKGIRAFKFALVEFVKDLLKPAWKEGQMSKDAYKNIVKKVVDKVTGTMQGASIPQTQEKIQQYLSFSKPKLTKLVQAYVEKLQKDK from the exons ATGAGAAAGAGTGATCTTGCTTATGGCAAAATGAGTGGAAGTGGCCGAAGACGCAGTTCTAAGTGGGATTTGAAGGAAGAATCTCGTATCTTGTTTGACAGCACACATGAGAAAGGATGGTCTGGGAAAGCAGGTTTATCTTTTCATGACAAAGAATCACAACGCGGCTGGCTTTCTCCTGAAACAGCTGGTGGCAATCGGCCCAAGTGGTCTGTTCTGGAGCCTTTATCTGGAAGAAGAGGGTCTCGCAGGGATGATAGCATTGATGAAGACCATAACAGAAGTTTAAAAGCAATGCCCGCATGGGAGGGAGAAGAAAATTATGGGACAAGAATGTCTCCTGGTCTCGATGAATGGAGACATCAAAGCCGTCGCAACTCACCTAGAAATGAATGGAAAAGATCTAGAAG AAGCAGAAGCCGGAGCCAAAGCCGGAGCAGGAGTAGAAGCCCGGACCGTGGCTTTGGGCGAGAACCTGGACTGTATGACAGAAGCAGAAGCAGATCAGCTGTATCTTCTCAAATATGTAAAGATTTTGCTGCTGGGAGATGCAGGAGAGGTAATCACTGTCAATTTCTTCACCAAGGTACTCAGACTTATGAGGATGATTGGGAAAGACACAGGAAAACTGCAACTTCACAGTACCCCATCCCCCATGATTCTAGAGAGTACCCCACTGGGAGTGGAAGATCTACTGATAGTTGTAGTGACTTTCTTAAGGGTAACTGTAGGAGGGGTGCATCTTGCAGGTTTGCCCATCATGGTGCAACCCATGCGGCTGGTAAGGGGTCTTCTAATGAGGTAACTAGAGAAAGAAACAGTGACAGAAGGCATAGAGATGCATCTCCAGAGAGACATGGTGACCGTGAAATTCGCCGACCGGCTGATGTTCCCTGCAAATTTTTTGCTGCAGGTAATTGTAGGAATGGGAAATATTGCAGGTTTTCTCATCAGGGTCAAGCTCTGTTGAGTCCTGAAAGGTCTCGCGATGGCAGGTTTTCACATGATCAAAATGCTGATGATATAGAAAAAGTGTGGAATGGTCCAAAATGGAGCAGTACAAGTACTACGGATGCTGTGAAGTTGAATGAGGATAAAAATGGAACAGTCGGTGAACTTGATCATAGGGCCACGGCACGGTCTGTTGATGATAGATGGGGTCATTGTTTGGAGGAAGATAAGACACTTCGTGAATCATTAATTGATCATAAAATGCCCGAGAGTGACAAAAAGGAGACCCTTTTGTGGAAGACAGAAAATGCTGGTGATAAGATACTTGGTTCTGAACAAAGAGCTGGTGAGAATTGGCTTGGTGACATGGATATGTCTCCTGAATGGAATTACAAGGTCCAACCTTCCAATCATATTGATAAACAAGAGTGTGTTTCTTTGACCAGTTGTGATCCCATTATAACTCAAGAAGCTTCAGGTCAAGTGCATAATGCCACTGCTGTTATGCcatcaataataaatgaaGCATCTACCAAACCACCGGAGTACAGTTCAAGGGATGTCAGTACTAGTGCTCTGCCCCATGATGACAAGAATCTGACTGGGAAAGCTGCCAGTTCTCATGGTggtattttttcaaatatggTTTCAGCTCCTAGCTTCAATCAGAACAGCCTGAATTCAAGTGCTGTACCTCTTCCGGGGATAAACATGGGTGGACAAGGTCAAGTAACAATCCTGACTTCAGGAGGAAGAGGTTTTATAAATCCTCAAAGTCAGACATTATTTCAGGAGGGAAATACATTGAACAGGCCAGATGTTGGGGAAGCAAATGTATCCCAAGTGAATCCTGGAGTCCCAATTACTCAGAACATGGTAAGCAGTGAGCAACTCACTCAGCTTACAAGCATCTCAGCCTCTCTAGCTCAGTTACTTGCAAATGGACAGCAGCTTCCACAACTTTACGCTGCTCATACTTCTCATGCCCATAATAGTACAGAAACACCATCATTTGCCAACTCTGAGGGGCCTGTTAAAGCAAATTCTGCTGTGACCATACAATTAAATGAGACTGTAGGGAAGCAGAAGCAGTGTGATCCTTTATCTGATGGCATTGAGCCTGAGAAGCATGATCTCAATGTTAATGATCCCTCAGGTCTTTCGCCTGACGTCATTGGACAGAAAAACTTTATAAATGGAAAACTGGAAATGTCATCCAAAAGCGTACCGCCTTCATCTCTTGCTGGTGCACCAAAGACTGGTGACTACAATAAGTTCTGCAGTTTGGAAGAACCTAACAACAAAGGTTACCATTTAAATCAGCTGGAACCAGGTGCAGTCTCCAAAGAAACCAAGGAAAACAATAGGGTGGTGACTGAGGAAAGCGGAAAAGTAGAGGACAAGGCTGTACAAGAAAATGATCTTCTGGAGAACGTTGATGGAGATGGCAAGATTGATGAGGGCAAAAAAGGCAAAGATGTTAAGGGGATCCGTGCATTTAAATTTGCACTTGTAGAGTTTGTTAAGGATCTTTTGAAACCCGCATGGAAGGAAGGTCAAATGAGCAAAGATGCATACAAAAACATTGTGAAGAAAGTTGTAGACAAAGTTACTGGCACAATGCAGGGAGCTAGTATTCCTCAAACGCAAGAAAAAATTCAACAATAtctttcattttcaaagcCAAAGCTGACCAAACTTGTACAG GCATATGTGGAGAAACTTCAGAAGGACAAATGA
- the LOC8289067 gene encoding cyclin-dependent kinase C-2 isoform X2, giving the protein MAISATAQLNVNGSPSWGSRSVDCFEKLEQIGEGTYGQVYMAREIKTGEIVALKKIRMDNEREGFPITAIREIKILKKLHHENVIKLKEIVTSPGSEKDEQERPDGNKYKGGIYMVFEYMDHDLTGLADRPGMRFSVPQIKCYMRQLLTGLHYCHVNQVLHRDIKGSNLLIDNEGNLKLADFGLARSFSNEHNANLTNRVITLWYRPPELLLGTTKYGPAVDMWSVGCIFAELLHGKPIFPGKDEPEQLNKIFELCGAPDEVNWPGVSKIPWYNNFKPNRPMKRRLKEVFRHFDRHALELLEKMLTLDPAQRISAKDALDAEYFWTDPLPCEPKSLPKYESSHEFQTKKKRQQQRQHEENAKRQKLQYPQPHGRLPPIQQSAQVHLQMRSGPNQPVHNSQPPVAAGPNHYYAKPRGPAGGPGRYPASGTSGGYNHPNRGGQGGGFGSGPYPPPQGRAQHYSSSGMPGAPRGGGSSGYGVGAPNYPQGVPYGSNGAGRGSNMMAGNRNQQYGWQQ; this is encoded by the exons ATGGCTATTTCGGCCACTGCCCAACTGAACGTTAATGGGTCGCCCTCATGGGGATCCAGAAGCGTCGATTGTTTCGAAAAATTGGAGCAGATTGGGGAGGGCACTTATGG TCAAGTTTATATGGCCAGGGAGATAAAGACTGGTGAAATAGTTGCTTTGAAGAAAATCAGAATGGACAATGAGAGAGAGGGG TTTCCCATAACAGCAATCCGTGAAATCAAAATTCTAAAGAAGCTACATCATGAAAATGTAATTAAGTTGAAAGAGATTGTGACATCTCCTG GATCTGAGAAGGATGAGCAGGAGAGGCCAG ATGGTAACAAGTACAAAGGTGGAATATACATGGTCTTTGAATATATGGACCATGATTTGACAGGCCTTGCTGATCGGCCTGGGATGAGATTTTCAGTTCCTCAAATTAAG TGCTATATGAGGCAGCTTTTAACTGGGCTTCATTATTGTCATGTGAACCAAGTACTTCATCGTGATATCAAAg GCTCTAATCTTCTTATAGACAACGAGGGCAATCTAAAACTTGCAGATTTTGGGCTTGCACGATCATTTTCAAATGAGCACAATGCAAATCTTACAAATCGTGTTATCACTTTGTGGTACAG ACCCCCAGAGTTGCTGCTTGGGACAACAAAATATGGTCCAGCTGTTGATATGTGGTCAGTTGGCTGTATTTTTGCTGAACTTCTGCATGGCAAACCAATCTTTCCCGGAAAAGATGAG CCAGAACAATTAAATAAGATTTTCGAGTTGTGTGGAGCACCAGATGAGGTTAACTGGCCAGGTGTTTCCAAGATTCCCTGGTATAACAATTTTAAACCAAATAGACCTATGAAGAGACGTCTTAAAGAGGTGTTCAGACA TTTTGATCGTCATGCTTTGGAGTTGTTGGAGAAAATGTTAACTCTTGATCCAGCTCAG AGAATATCTGCCAAGGATGCACTTGATGCCGAGTATTTCTGGACAGACCCGTTGCCCTGTGAACCCAAGAG TTTACCCAAATATGAGTCATCACATGAATttcaaacaaagaaaaagcgCCAACAACAAAGGCAGCATGAAGAAAATGCAAAACGTCAGAAGCTTCAATACCCACAGCCGCATGGCCGCCTTCCACCTATTCAGCAATCTGCGCAGGTGCATTTGCAAATGAGGTCAGGGCCTAATCAACCGGTGCATAATTCTCAGCCCCCAGTTGCCGCAGGGCCTAACCACTATTATGCGAAACCTCGAGGGCCTGCTGGCGGCCCAGGCAGATATCCTGCAAGTGGAACGAGTGGAGGATACAACCATCCAAATCGGGGAGGTCAAGGTGGAGGTTTTGGGAGCGGGCCATATCCTCCTCCACAAGGGCGGGCGCAGCATTACAGTTCAAGTGGCATGCCTGGTGCTCCCCGTGGTGGAGGGAGCAGTGGGTATGGAGTTGGTGCTCCAAACTACCCTCAAGGTGTTCCATATGGCAGTAATGGTGCTGGTCGTGGCTCAAACATGATGGCTGGAAACCGCAACCAGCAGTATGGTTGGCAACAATAG
- the LOC8289067 gene encoding cyclin-dependent kinase C-2 isoform X1: protein MAISATAQLNVNGSPSWGSRSVDCFEKLEQIGEGTYGCHFQLLQHKLDWLVSCSQVYMAREIKTGEIVALKKIRMDNEREGFPITAIREIKILKKLHHENVIKLKEIVTSPGSEKDEQERPDGNKYKGGIYMVFEYMDHDLTGLADRPGMRFSVPQIKCYMRQLLTGLHYCHVNQVLHRDIKGSNLLIDNEGNLKLADFGLARSFSNEHNANLTNRVITLWYRPPELLLGTTKYGPAVDMWSVGCIFAELLHGKPIFPGKDEPEQLNKIFELCGAPDEVNWPGVSKIPWYNNFKPNRPMKRRLKEVFRHFDRHALELLEKMLTLDPAQRISAKDALDAEYFWTDPLPCEPKSLPKYESSHEFQTKKKRQQQRQHEENAKRQKLQYPQPHGRLPPIQQSAQVHLQMRSGPNQPVHNSQPPVAAGPNHYYAKPRGPAGGPGRYPASGTSGGYNHPNRGGQGGGFGSGPYPPPQGRAQHYSSSGMPGAPRGGGSSGYGVGAPNYPQGVPYGSNGAGRGSNMMAGNRNQQYGWQQ from the exons ATGGCTATTTCGGCCACTGCCCAACTGAACGTTAATGGGTCGCCCTCATGGGGATCCAGAAGCGTCGATTGTTTCGAAAAATTGGAGCAGATTGGGGAGGGCACTTATGG TTGCCATTTTCAATTACTTCAGCACAAACTTGATTGGCTTGTTTCTTGCAGTCAAGTTTATATGGCCAGGGAGATAAAGACTGGTGAAATAGTTGCTTTGAAGAAAATCAGAATGGACAATGAGAGAGAGGGG TTTCCCATAACAGCAATCCGTGAAATCAAAATTCTAAAGAAGCTACATCATGAAAATGTAATTAAGTTGAAAGAGATTGTGACATCTCCTG GATCTGAGAAGGATGAGCAGGAGAGGCCAG ATGGTAACAAGTACAAAGGTGGAATATACATGGTCTTTGAATATATGGACCATGATTTGACAGGCCTTGCTGATCGGCCTGGGATGAGATTTTCAGTTCCTCAAATTAAG TGCTATATGAGGCAGCTTTTAACTGGGCTTCATTATTGTCATGTGAACCAAGTACTTCATCGTGATATCAAAg GCTCTAATCTTCTTATAGACAACGAGGGCAATCTAAAACTTGCAGATTTTGGGCTTGCACGATCATTTTCAAATGAGCACAATGCAAATCTTACAAATCGTGTTATCACTTTGTGGTACAG ACCCCCAGAGTTGCTGCTTGGGACAACAAAATATGGTCCAGCTGTTGATATGTGGTCAGTTGGCTGTATTTTTGCTGAACTTCTGCATGGCAAACCAATCTTTCCCGGAAAAGATGAG CCAGAACAATTAAATAAGATTTTCGAGTTGTGTGGAGCACCAGATGAGGTTAACTGGCCAGGTGTTTCCAAGATTCCCTGGTATAACAATTTTAAACCAAATAGACCTATGAAGAGACGTCTTAAAGAGGTGTTCAGACA TTTTGATCGTCATGCTTTGGAGTTGTTGGAGAAAATGTTAACTCTTGATCCAGCTCAG AGAATATCTGCCAAGGATGCACTTGATGCCGAGTATTTCTGGACAGACCCGTTGCCCTGTGAACCCAAGAG TTTACCCAAATATGAGTCATCACATGAATttcaaacaaagaaaaagcgCCAACAACAAAGGCAGCATGAAGAAAATGCAAAACGTCAGAAGCTTCAATACCCACAGCCGCATGGCCGCCTTCCACCTATTCAGCAATCTGCGCAGGTGCATTTGCAAATGAGGTCAGGGCCTAATCAACCGGTGCATAATTCTCAGCCCCCAGTTGCCGCAGGGCCTAACCACTATTATGCGAAACCTCGAGGGCCTGCTGGCGGCCCAGGCAGATATCCTGCAAGTGGAACGAGTGGAGGATACAACCATCCAAATCGGGGAGGTCAAGGTGGAGGTTTTGGGAGCGGGCCATATCCTCCTCCACAAGGGCGGGCGCAGCATTACAGTTCAAGTGGCATGCCTGGTGCTCCCCGTGGTGGAGGGAGCAGTGGGTATGGAGTTGGTGCTCCAAACTACCCTCAAGGTGTTCCATATGGCAGTAATGGTGCTGGTCGTGGCTCAAACATGATGGCTGGAAACCGCAACCAGCAGTATGGTTGGCAACAATAG
- the LOC8289066 gene encoding LOW QUALITY PROTEIN: mitogen-activated protein kinase kinase 10 (The sequence of the model RefSeq protein was modified relative to this genomic sequence to represent the inferred CDS: inserted 3 bases in 2 codons; substituted 1 base at 1 genomic stop codon), with product MTLVRERRHQQPLNISVPPXHHQLLSSTIFIPTTSRCHQYHHPHRAIDSLSDLERLTTLGRGNGGIVYKVRHRPTGSIFALKVLRFDNDTATICRQAAQEAQILKRVDSPYIVRCYAVFNSESYLCFAMEHMERGSLNDVLIGIKRLPENVISGVAWRVLHGLQYLQRVQIVHGDIKPSNLLTNAEGDVKIADFGASRVVVGKHDXSXGTRAYMSPEGWDGDNADGYSGDVWSLGVVVLECLVGHYPLIGSGEKPDWAALVCAICSGKRLDFPANASPELQSFLQRCLEKDWNKRGTVDELLDHPFVNKICCDQGLPGLDLQA from the exons ATGACATTGGTTAGAGAAAGAAGGCATCAACAACCGCTAAACATATCCGTACCTCC CCATCACCAGCTGCTCTCTTCCACCATATTCATACCCACCACCTCCCGCTGCCACCAGTACCACCATCCTCACCGGGCCATCGACAGCCTCTCTGATCTTGAAAGACTGACGACTCTTGGCCGTGGTAATGGTGGAATTGTTTACAAAGTACGACACAGGCCTACCGGCTCCATCTTTGCTTTGAAAGTCCTCCGTTTTGATAATGACACAGCCACCATTTGCCGACAGGCTGCCCAGGAGGCACAGATTCTTAAACGCGTGGATTCACCTTATATTGTTCGATGCTATGCAGTCTTCAACAGCGAGAGTTACCTGTGCTTTGCAATGGAACACATGGAAAGAGGATCATTGAATGATGTTTTGATTGGAATTAAAAGATTGCCTGAGAATGTTATTTCTGGTGTGGCATGGCGTGTGTTGCATGGCTTGCAGTATCTGCAGAGAGTTCAGATAGTACATGGAGACATAAAGCCATCTAACCTACTAACTAACGCTGAAGGGGATGTGAAAATTGCAGATTTTGGGGCGAGTCGGGTTGTGGTAGGCAAACACG GATCATGAGGCACACGTGCATACATGAGCCCTGAAGGATGGGATGGAGATAATGCAGATGGATACTCTGGTGACGTTTGGTCACTTGGGGTGGTAGTTTTAGAGTGCCTCGTCGGTCATTATCCATTGATTGGTTCCGGAGAAAAACCAGATTGGGCGGCACTGGTGTGTGCAATATGCTCTGGAAAGAGACTAGATTTTCCAGCGAATGCATCACCAGAATTGCAGAGCTTTTTACAGAGGTGCCTGGAGAAAGACTGGAACAAGAGAGGGACGGTTGATGAGCTTCTAGATCACCCTTTTGTAAATAAGATTTGTTGCGATCAAGGGCTGCCTGGTCTTGATTTGCAGGCTTAA